One part of the Arthrobacter tumbae genome encodes these proteins:
- a CDS encoding glycosyltransferase, whose amino-acid sequence MTPPAATYILPLRWTEDCGLAALAVYLGKVAQQAEVLVVDGSPDELFARHASALPPTVRHLRPRFTCRNGKVAGVLTGLAEASCERIIIADDDVRYDPPAFRRMMELLDEADVVRPQNYFLTLPWHARWDTGRTLLNRVLGSDFPGTVGVRRSTLRATGGYDGDVLFENLELLRTVRAAGGKQIRADDLFVGRIPPAAGHFRRQRIRQAYDDFAQPPRLLLELSLLPALILLVHRYGAIAFPAVAAVVVGLAETGRRRRGGRLVFNASAALWAPAWLAERMLTVWVALFLRLTGGVPYAGSKLPKAGNSVGALRRRHAEARFHRHSPPL is encoded by the coding sequence ATGACACCGCCCGCAGCGACCTACATCCTGCCGCTGCGGTGGACGGAGGACTGCGGACTGGCCGCGCTCGCCGTGTACCTCGGCAAGGTTGCGCAGCAGGCCGAGGTGCTCGTGGTGGATGGGTCGCCGGATGAACTGTTTGCCCGGCATGCCTCGGCCCTCCCGCCCACGGTTCGCCATCTCCGCCCGCGGTTCACCTGCCGCAACGGCAAAGTGGCCGGAGTGCTGACCGGACTGGCAGAGGCGTCCTGCGAACGGATCATCATTGCCGATGACGACGTCCGCTACGATCCGCCTGCATTCCGCCGGATGATGGAGCTGCTTGACGAAGCCGACGTCGTCCGCCCCCAGAATTACTTCCTCACCCTTCCGTGGCATGCCCGCTGGGATACCGGCCGAACGCTGCTCAACCGCGTGCTGGGCTCAGATTTCCCGGGCACCGTGGGCGTGCGCCGCTCCACCCTGAGAGCTACCGGAGGCTATGACGGCGACGTCCTGTTCGAAAACCTCGAACTCCTGCGCACCGTGCGCGCGGCGGGCGGGAAGCAAATCCGCGCGGATGACCTCTTCGTCGGAAGGATCCCGCCTGCCGCCGGCCACTTCCGCCGCCAACGGATCCGGCAGGCCTACGACGACTTCGCCCAACCCCCGCGGCTCCTCCTGGAGCTGTCCCTGCTTCCCGCGCTGATCCTGCTGGTGCACCGCTACGGTGCGATTGCCTTCCCGGCGGTTGCCGCCGTCGTCGTTGGTTTGGCAGAAACAGGACGACGACGGCGGGGCGGCAGGCTGGTTTTCAACGCGTCGGCTGCGCTGTGGGCGCCGGCGTGGCTGGCAGAGCGCATGCTGACCGTCTGGGTGGCCCTGTTTCTGCGGCTGACCGGCGGCGTTCCCTATGCCGGATCGAAGCTGCCAAAGGCGGGAAATTCCGTCGGCGCTCTCCGGCGCAGGCACGCCGAAGCGAGGTTTCATCGCCACAGCCCGCCCTTGTAG
- a CDS encoding SDR family oxidoreductase, whose translation MSNASKDQYTFQNPVTRFPEISPPKQDQPEPGLDQNLEPQTDRGEESYRGTGRLEGRKALITGADSGIGAAVAIAFAREGADVALSYLPEEEADADEIVRLIEECGRTAVKLPGDIKDGEFCKDLVTRAVEGLGGLDILVNNAGKQIAVERLEDIDDEQLDHTFKTNIYSFFRITREALKHLPAGSSIINTTSIQAYNPSPTLLDYASTKAAINNFTKGLAQQLAPRGIRVNAVAPGPFWTPLQVSDGQPKDALPEFGKDTPLGRAGQPTELAPAYVFLASPESSYVLGETLNVNGGSPTP comes from the coding sequence GTGAGCAACGCATCGAAAGACCAGTACACCTTCCAGAACCCCGTCACCAGGTTCCCCGAGATTTCCCCGCCTAAACAGGACCAGCCGGAGCCTGGACTGGACCAGAATCTTGAGCCGCAGACAGACCGCGGCGAAGAGTCGTACCGCGGCACCGGCCGCCTTGAGGGCAGGAAAGCCCTCATCACGGGAGCTGATTCCGGCATCGGTGCGGCAGTGGCCATTGCGTTCGCACGGGAAGGCGCCGACGTCGCGCTTTCCTACCTTCCCGAGGAGGAGGCGGACGCTGACGAGATTGTCCGCCTGATTGAAGAGTGTGGACGCACGGCGGTGAAGCTGCCCGGCGACATCAAGGACGGAGAGTTCTGCAAGGACCTGGTGACACGGGCGGTGGAGGGCCTCGGCGGCCTTGACATCCTCGTCAACAACGCGGGCAAGCAGATCGCGGTGGAGCGGCTTGAAGACATCGACGACGAGCAGCTTGACCACACATTCAAGACGAACATCTACTCGTTCTTCCGCATCACGCGGGAAGCGTTGAAGCACCTGCCGGCCGGATCGAGCATCATCAACACCACGTCGATCCAGGCGTACAACCCGTCACCGACGCTCCTCGACTACGCCAGCACCAAAGCTGCGATCAACAACTTCACCAAGGGCCTCGCGCAGCAGCTGGCGCCGCGCGGCATCCGCGTGAACGCCGTCGCCCCCGGTCCGTTCTGGACACCGCTGCAGGTATCGGACGGGCAGCCAAAGGATGCGCTGCCCGAGTTCGGAAAGGACACCCCGCTGGGGCGCGCCGGCCAGCCCACCGAACTTGCGCCGGCGTACGTCTTCCTCGCATCACCCGAATCGAGTTACGTGCTCGGCGAGACCCTGAACGTTAACGGCGGAAGCCCGACGCCGTAA
- a CDS encoding iron-containing redox enzyme family protein, with product MRSPEPRGVASTALLELLPQEPHAEGIETLQNAVGNGLGGSSGILADDDLQLTLFCLYELHYGGIDGAHPDWEWEPGPLAVRREIERDFESALRAAVDLPSLEPRDSDGVAAVLFELAAADTGPSVSRFVAKKATLEQAQEFLIHKSVYQLKEGDPHTWAIPRLNGRAKAAMVEIQADEYGGGRPDRMHSALFARTMRGVGLDDTYGHYVDAVPALTLASSNMMSLFGLHRRLRGAIVGHLAAYEMTSSQPNRLYGNGFRRLGFDEDVTWYFDEHVEADAVHEQIAGRDLAGGLVEAEPELLEDVYFGATAALALDGMLGEHIIATWEKGESSLRITAPART from the coding sequence ATGAGGAGTCCTGAACCACGCGGGGTTGCGAGCACGGCGTTGCTGGAGTTGCTTCCGCAGGAGCCACACGCCGAGGGCATTGAAACGTTGCAGAACGCGGTGGGCAACGGGCTTGGCGGCTCCTCCGGAATACTGGCGGATGATGACCTTCAGCTCACCCTTTTCTGCCTCTACGAGCTGCATTACGGTGGCATCGATGGAGCGCACCCCGACTGGGAATGGGAGCCCGGCCCCCTTGCAGTTCGCCGGGAGATCGAGCGGGACTTCGAATCGGCCCTGCGCGCCGCCGTCGACCTCCCCTCGCTGGAACCGCGCGATTCCGATGGCGTGGCAGCCGTTCTCTTCGAACTCGCCGCGGCTGATACCGGGCCAAGCGTGTCCCGGTTCGTCGCGAAGAAGGCAACCCTGGAGCAGGCGCAGGAGTTCCTGATCCACAAATCGGTCTACCAGCTCAAGGAAGGAGACCCCCACACCTGGGCCATCCCGCGGCTGAACGGGCGGGCCAAGGCGGCAATGGTGGAAATACAGGCCGATGAATACGGCGGCGGGCGGCCGGACCGGATGCATTCAGCGCTCTTCGCACGCACCATGCGCGGGGTGGGACTCGATGACACCTACGGTCACTACGTTGACGCCGTACCTGCCCTGACCCTTGCCTCATCCAACATGATGTCGCTGTTCGGCCTGCACCGACGGCTGCGCGGCGCCATCGTGGGACACCTCGCAGCGTATGAGATGACCTCGTCCCAGCCCAACCGCCTCTACGGAAACGGTTTCCGGAGGCTCGGATTCGACGAGGACGTTACCTGGTACTTCGACGAGCATGTCGAGGCCGACGCCGTCCATGAGCAGATCGCAGGACGGGACCTCGCCGGCGGACTGGTGGAGGCCGAGCCGGAACTGCTCGAGGATGTCTACTTCGGAGCAACGGCTGCCCTCGCGCTCGACGGCATGCTCGGTGAGCACATCATCGCCACCTGGGAGAAAGGTGAGTCGTCCCTCCGGATAACCGCGCCCGCTCGGACATGA
- a CDS encoding molybdopterin oxidoreductase family protein has product MSKKDRIAEPWGTRTPYASGEPWPVRVDMHLEEGLQAGDVDRWVQTASILHSNGDALDIAVKDDRIAGVRGRADDRVNHGRLGPKDLYGWQANSSPDRLTKPLIRKRGKLVETDWDTAMDRIVGKTRDLLDEQGASAIGFYTTGQLFAEEYYTLGIVAHGGLGTNHVDGNTRLCTATAAAALKESFACDGQPGSYTDIDHADVIALYGHNMAETQTVLWTRVLDRLAGPNPPQIICVDPRLTPVAKAATVHLAPRPGTNVALMNGLLHEIIANGWIDSDYIQAHAVGFSELEKRVKEYPPEVVEHICDVPADRIREAAGIIGRAERLLSTVLQGFYQSNQATAAAVQVNNINIIRGMLGKPGCGILQMNGQPTAQNTRECGGDGDLPAFRNWSNDAHVEDLAKVWNVDPMEIPHYSPPTHVMQMMRYVEDGSIRMLWVSGTNPAVSLPELQRVRSILTQDRLFLVVQDIFLSETAQLADVVLPAATWGEKTGTFTNVDRTVHISEKAVDPPGDAKSDLDIFLEYARRLDLRDKDGQPLVTWHDPESAFEAWKECTRGRPCDYTGITYEKLRGGSGIQWPCNEENPEGSERIYADGKFWSSPEYCESYGRDLVTGAPLEPDEYKAMNPEGKAIIKAAEYMPPHEIPSGKYPFQLITGRTLYHFHTRTKTARAPQLQAAAPEVWVEMSDHDAKAFGIAEGDLTRVSTPRGSVEAKVRISGIRDGVLFLPFHYGYWDTDGGHKPDKAGRAANELTITDWDPASKQPIFKTAAASIRKLKSGKGPSAAPTTTASAPIRPIGRETKGSHNAEVQETLNGAGTEGQR; this is encoded by the coding sequence ATGAGCAAGAAGGACCGCATCGCTGAACCATGGGGAACGCGGACCCCCTACGCGTCGGGTGAGCCGTGGCCTGTTCGGGTGGATATGCACCTGGAGGAGGGGCTCCAGGCAGGGGATGTTGATCGGTGGGTACAGACCGCATCCATTCTCCACTCCAACGGTGATGCGCTGGACATCGCCGTGAAGGATGACCGAATCGCCGGAGTCCGCGGGAGGGCTGATGACCGCGTCAACCATGGACGCCTCGGGCCCAAGGACCTGTATGGCTGGCAGGCCAACTCGTCTCCGGACCGGCTGACCAAGCCGCTCATCCGCAAGCGCGGAAAGCTTGTCGAGACGGACTGGGACACCGCGATGGACAGGATCGTGGGGAAGACCCGGGACCTGCTCGATGAGCAGGGCGCCAGTGCAATCGGCTTCTACACCACAGGCCAGCTGTTCGCTGAGGAGTACTACACCCTCGGCATCGTTGCGCACGGCGGACTCGGCACCAACCACGTGGACGGCAATACCCGACTGTGCACCGCCACCGCGGCCGCAGCGCTGAAGGAATCGTTCGCATGTGATGGCCAGCCCGGTTCCTACACGGACATCGATCACGCTGATGTGATTGCACTCTACGGTCACAACATGGCTGAAACGCAGACGGTTCTCTGGACCCGGGTTCTTGACCGCCTTGCCGGCCCCAACCCGCCGCAGATCATCTGCGTGGATCCACGCCTGACCCCGGTTGCCAAGGCCGCAACGGTGCACCTCGCTCCACGCCCGGGGACCAACGTGGCCCTCATGAACGGGCTGCTCCACGAGATCATCGCCAACGGCTGGATTGACTCCGATTACATCCAGGCCCACGCCGTCGGCTTCAGCGAACTCGAGAAGCGGGTCAAGGAGTACCCGCCGGAGGTGGTGGAACACATCTGCGATGTACCGGCTGACCGGATCCGGGAAGCGGCGGGCATCATCGGGCGGGCTGAGCGGCTGTTGTCCACTGTGCTTCAGGGCTTCTATCAGTCCAACCAGGCCACGGCGGCAGCCGTCCAGGTCAACAACATCAATATCATCCGGGGAATGCTGGGCAAGCCCGGCTGCGGGATCCTGCAGATGAACGGCCAGCCCACCGCACAGAACACCCGCGAATGCGGCGGCGACGGTGATCTCCCGGCCTTCCGTAACTGGTCCAACGACGCCCACGTGGAAGATCTCGCCAAGGTCTGGAACGTGGATCCCATGGAGATTCCGCATTACTCGCCGCCCACGCACGTCATGCAGATGATGCGGTACGTCGAGGACGGATCCATCCGCATGCTATGGGTCAGCGGCACCAATCCGGCCGTTTCGCTGCCGGAACTGCAGCGGGTGCGTTCCATATTGACGCAGGACCGCCTGTTCCTGGTGGTTCAGGACATCTTCCTGTCCGAGACCGCGCAACTGGCCGACGTCGTCCTTCCTGCTGCGACCTGGGGAGAAAAGACCGGAACCTTCACCAATGTGGATCGGACCGTGCATATTTCCGAGAAGGCCGTCGATCCGCCCGGGGATGCCAAGTCCGATCTCGACATCTTCCTCGAGTACGCCCGGCGGCTGGACCTCCGGGATAAGGACGGCCAACCGCTGGTCACCTGGCATGATCCGGAGTCCGCCTTCGAGGCCTGGAAGGAATGCACGCGGGGCCGTCCGTGCGACTACACCGGCATAACCTATGAAAAGCTCCGCGGAGGCTCCGGAATCCAGTGGCCGTGCAATGAGGAAAACCCGGAAGGTTCCGAACGTATCTATGCCGACGGCAAATTCTGGAGTTCGCCGGAGTACTGCGAAAGCTACGGGCGAGACCTCGTGACCGGTGCCCCGCTCGAACCGGACGAGTACAAGGCCATGAACCCTGAGGGCAAGGCAATCATCAAGGCGGCTGAATATATGCCGCCACACGAGATTCCAAGCGGGAAGTACCCGTTCCAGCTCATCACCGGGCGAACCCTCTACCACTTCCATACCCGGACCAAGACGGCGCGGGCACCGCAGCTTCAGGCCGCCGCTCCCGAGGTGTGGGTGGAGATGTCGGACCACGATGCCAAGGCGTTCGGCATCGCAGAGGGAGACCTGACCCGGGTGTCCACTCCCCGCGGATCGGTTGAGGCGAAGGTGAGGATCAGCGGCATCCGCGACGGCGTGCTCTTCCTGCCCTTCCATTACGGTTACTGGGACACCGACGGCGGCCACAAACCGGACAAGGCCGGCAGGGCTGCAAACGAGCTGACTATCACTGACTGGGATCCGGCGTCGAAACAGCCGATCTTCAAAACGGCGGCAGCAAGCATACGGAAGCTCAAATCCGGCAAGGGGCCTTCCGCAGCGCCGACGACGACGGCGTCCGCTCCCATCCGCCCGATCGGTCGGGAAACAAAGGGCTCGCATAACGCCGAGGTTCAGGAGACGCTGAACGGCGCTGGGACGGAAGGGCAACGATGA
- a CDS encoding manganese catalase family protein: protein MFFHKQELQFKSTPDKPDAVYARKLQEVLGGQYGEITVAMQYSFQAWNTHIPGKYRDLLFGIGSEEFGHVEMLATMIAQLLEKAPLGITDEAVQSDPAIAAVVGGTDMQQAIVAGAGARPVDSMGNPWSGSYITASGNLLADFTANANAEMQGRLQVARLYHMTDDHGIRDMLSFLLARDTMHQNQWIAAARELQEEGSESLPVPSNFPLNKEERSVSYQFQNFSDGKAAAEGAWASGPTPDGHGEFTYHEGPTTSAPMPPPTHPDSRFYGTTELPNTMEKMAGSMQDKLHKE from the coding sequence GTGTTCTTCCACAAGCAGGAATTGCAGTTCAAGTCCACACCCGACAAGCCCGATGCCGTGTACGCCAGAAAGCTGCAGGAGGTTCTCGGCGGGCAATACGGTGAGATTACCGTAGCCATGCAGTACAGCTTTCAGGCATGGAATACCCATATACCCGGCAAGTACCGCGACCTGCTTTTCGGAATCGGTTCCGAAGAGTTTGGCCACGTTGAGATGCTGGCGACCATGATCGCCCAACTGCTTGAGAAAGCACCCCTGGGCATCACCGACGAGGCCGTCCAGTCCGATCCGGCGATTGCCGCCGTGGTGGGTGGTACTGACATGCAGCAGGCGATTGTTGCCGGCGCGGGTGCCCGTCCGGTTGACAGCATGGGCAACCCCTGGTCCGGCAGCTACATCACGGCGAGCGGCAACCTGCTGGCCGACTTCACCGCCAACGCCAACGCCGAAATGCAGGGCAGGCTCCAGGTGGCTCGGCTCTACCATATGACCGATGATCACGGCATCCGGGACATGCTCTCCTTCCTCCTCGCGCGTGACACCATGCACCAGAACCAGTGGATCGCAGCGGCTCGCGAATTGCAGGAAGAAGGGTCGGAAAGCCTTCCTGTGCCGAGCAACTTCCCGCTCAACAAAGAGGAGCGAAGCGTGTCCTACCAATTCCAGAATTTCTCCGATGGGAAGGCCGCCGCGGAAGGTGCGTGGGCGTCCGGTCCCACCCCGGACGGGCATGGCGAATTCACCTACCACGAGGGCCCGACGACGTCGGCGCCCATGCCGCCTCCCACTCATCCCGATTCGCGGTTCTACGGGACAACTGAGCTGCCGAACACCATGGAGAAGATGGCCGGAAGCATGCAGGACAAGCTGCACAAGGAGTAG
- a CDS encoding TIGR03885 family FMN-dependent LLM class oxidoreductase — protein MTLIGFHASHEQNTPSQLLEDVQLAEQAGFEAAMCSDHFEPWSRAQGHSAFAWSWLGAALATTRLRFGVVSAPGQRYHPAIIAQASATLACMFPGRFWAALGSGENLNEHITGDPWPPKNVRQERIEECVDIIRRMHDGEEVTHRGHVTVDRARLWEIPEVKPPLIAPAISVETAERSARWADGLVTVNQEPAKLADMLAAYRGAGGRGKAVLQVHVSWAPTEQEALEVALRQWGSNTLSPPTAWDLARPSDFEEATRDVTEEKLRSTVQISADLAVHAQRLREFADLGFDELYLHYVGTEQKPFIEAFAERVLPEVR, from the coding sequence ATGACGCTGATTGGTTTTCACGCATCACACGAGCAAAATACACCGTCGCAGCTACTCGAGGATGTCCAGCTCGCTGAGCAGGCCGGGTTCGAGGCCGCCATGTGCTCCGATCACTTTGAGCCATGGTCACGGGCACAAGGCCATTCCGCCTTCGCCTGGTCCTGGCTCGGGGCCGCGCTCGCCACCACCCGCCTGCGCTTCGGCGTTGTCTCCGCGCCTGGGCAGCGATACCACCCCGCTATCATCGCCCAGGCAAGCGCCACCCTGGCGTGCATGTTTCCCGGACGCTTCTGGGCGGCCCTGGGCAGCGGTGAAAATCTCAATGAACACATCACCGGAGACCCCTGGCCACCCAAGAATGTGCGGCAGGAACGCATCGAGGAGTGTGTCGACATCATCCGGCGCATGCACGACGGCGAGGAGGTCACCCACCGCGGCCATGTGACCGTGGATCGCGCGCGATTGTGGGAGATCCCTGAGGTGAAGCCGCCGCTCATCGCTCCGGCAATCAGCGTTGAGACTGCTGAGCGTAGCGCCCGGTGGGCGGATGGACTGGTAACGGTCAACCAGGAACCCGCGAAGCTCGCCGACATGCTTGCTGCCTACCGAGGTGCAGGCGGCAGGGGAAAAGCGGTCCTCCAGGTGCACGTGTCCTGGGCGCCGACGGAACAGGAGGCTCTTGAGGTGGCACTTCGGCAGTGGGGGTCTAACACCCTGTCACCCCCAACGGCGTGGGATTTAGCCCGCCCCTCCGACTTCGAGGAAGCCACACGGGACGTCACCGAGGAGAAGCTTCGAAGCACCGTACAGATTTCGGCGGATCTCGCTGTCCACGCCCAACGATTGCGGGAGTTCGCAGACCTCGGCTTCGATGAGCTGTACCTGCACTACGTGGGGACGGAGCAGAAGCCGTTCATTGAGGCCTTTGCCGAGCGTGTTCTGCCCGAGGTCCGCTGA